In Vicinamibacteria bacterium, a single window of DNA contains:
- a CDS encoding type II toxin-antitoxin system PemK/MazF family toxin: MVVRQGDIWWCDLPAPTGSGPGFRRPVLVVQGDPLNRSQIHTVVCVPLTSNLIWKDAPGNVVLRRADTRLEKDSVANVSQIIAVDRNLLSEHVDKISGRLLEGILEGIDVVLDR, translated from the coding sequence GTGGTAGTTCGTCAGGGCGACATCTGGTGGTGTGATCTGCCAGCGCCAACCGGTTCCGGTCCCGGGTTTCGACGTCCCGTGCTGGTGGTCCAGGGCGATCCGCTGAACCGGAGTCAGATCCATACCGTCGTCTGTGTTCCGCTGACGAGCAATCTGATTTGGAAGGATGCGCCTGGAAACGTCGTGCTTCGTCGAGCGGATACGCGGCTCGAGAAGGATTCGGTAGCCAATGTCTCGCAGATCATTGCCGTAGACAGAAATCTGCTTTCGGAGCACGTGGACAAGATCAGCGGCCGTCTGCTCGAGGGGATTCTCGAAGGAATCGATGTGGTCCTCGATCGATAG
- the metC gene encoding cystathionine beta-lyase, which yields MTIPKRDRFPTETDHFLTVNPPVHRASTVLYETYESFLEADQKPYHGKLYGTYGSPVQLWLENALAQLEGGHACRICPSGFDAIATALMAFTRSGDHILVCDNVYGPTRDFCDRVLAKYGVDVEYVPPNVGSDVERFLRSNTRIVYLESPGSNTFEIQDVPAVARIARERGIVSVLDNTWATPLFFKPFAHGVDVSIHSVSKYIAGHSDILLGAVTVNQERFSELQAFYETTERFASPDSCYAASRGLRTLRVRLAQHQAAGLEIARWLEAHPAVETVLHPALESHPEHAVWKRDMTGASGVFGFLLNQEPSRDELSTFLDPMRVFAIGLSWGGFQSLVKVARITDRVHPFRYQERTIVRLSIGLEDVEEMKADLADALDRIKVRSGS from the coding sequence ATGACGATACCGAAACGCGATCGATTCCCGACCGAAACCGACCATTTCCTCACCGTCAATCCGCCCGTCCATCGGGCCTCGACGGTGTTGTACGAGACCTATGAGAGCTTCTTGGAAGCGGACCAGAAGCCCTATCATGGCAAGCTGTACGGCACCTACGGATCGCCGGTACAACTCTGGCTGGAAAACGCCTTGGCCCAGCTGGAAGGCGGACACGCCTGTCGGATCTGCCCCTCGGGATTCGACGCCATCGCCACCGCATTGATGGCGTTCACCAGGAGCGGGGATCACATCCTCGTTTGCGACAACGTCTATGGACCCACTCGCGATTTCTGCGACCGAGTGCTGGCGAAGTACGGGGTCGATGTCGAGTACGTGCCGCCAAACGTCGGCTCGGACGTGGAGCGGTTTCTGAGATCCAACACCCGGATCGTTTATCTGGAATCACCGGGATCCAACACATTCGAGATCCAGGATGTTCCCGCCGTCGCCCGAATCGCTCGGGAGAGAGGCATCGTGAGCGTGCTCGACAACACCTGGGCGACACCCCTTTTCTTCAAGCCGTTCGCGCACGGAGTGGACGTCTCCATTCACTCCGTGAGCAAATACATCGCCGGGCATTCCGACATACTGCTCGGGGCCGTCACCGTCAACCAGGAGCGATTCTCGGAGCTCCAGGCCTTCTACGAAACGACCGAGCGTTTTGCCTCACCCGACTCCTGCTACGCGGCTTCGCGAGGGCTGCGGACGCTGCGAGTGCGGCTGGCGCAGCATCAGGCAGCCGGCCTCGAGATCGCTCGATGGCTCGAGGCTCACCCGGCGGTCGAGACTGTGCTCCATCCGGCGCTCGAGAGCCACCCCGAGCACGCGGTCTGGAAGCGCGACATGACCGGAGCTTCCGGCGTCTTCGGGTTCCTGCTCAACCAGGAGCCATCCAGAGACGAGCTTTCGACCTTTCTCGATCCGATGCGGGTTTTCGCCATCGGCTTGAGCTGGGGGGGCTTTCAGAGCCTCGTCAAAGTCGCGCGTATCACCGATCGCGTGCACCCGTTTCGCTACCAGGAACGAACCATCGTGAGACTCAGCATCGGCCTCGAGGATGTGGAGGAGATGAAGGCGGACCTCGCCGACGCCTTGGACCGCATTAAAGTGCGGTCGGGAAGCTGA
- a CDS encoding M23 family metallopeptidase → MGSDLAALLARITLLAFSASVPLYVITSTLARLPTLGVPVSGVLPSALRDSFAEPREGARSHGAIDIEAPEGTAVVAASGGIVRRISASSLGGKGVYLIDRGRGLCHYYGHLSRYAPGLEKGQFASRGEVLGFVGSTGNASSEAPHLHFAVFPLLSDGSCGRDEPLNPYPLLTDVR, encoded by the coding sequence ATGGGTTCCGACCTCGCAGCCCTCCTCGCCAGGATCACGCTGTTAGCCTTTTCCGCGTCCGTGCCGCTCTATGTCATCACCTCCACCCTCGCCCGGCTGCCCACCCTCGGGGTGCCGGTGTCGGGCGTTCTCCCGTCGGCTCTTCGTGACAGCTTCGCAGAGCCGCGAGAAGGAGCTCGCTCGCACGGTGCGATCGATATCGAGGCACCCGAAGGAACCGCGGTCGTGGCTGCCTCCGGAGGCATCGTTCGACGGATCTCCGCGAGCTCGCTCGGTGGCAAAGGCGTTTACCTGATCGACCGAGGCCGTGGGCTTTGCCACTATTACGGACATCTCTCGCGTTATGCCCCTGGCCTCGAGAAAGGCCAGTTCGCCTCCCGCGGAGAGGTTCTTGGTTTCGTCGGCTCGACGGGAAACGCGAGCTCAGAGGCGCCCCATCTCCACTTCGCCGTGTTTCCGCTGCTATCGGACGGCTCCTGCGGGCGCGACGAGCCGCTGAATCCCTACCCACTTCTGACCGACGTGCGGTGA
- a CDS encoding CopG family transcriptional regulator, whose amino-acid sequence MKTAISIPDDVFKKADRLARRLGMSRSQLYSLAVEEYVTRMRPESITDAMNRVVERLDEPCDDFVAAAAKNVLSKSEW is encoded by the coding sequence ATGAAGACAGCCATTTCCATTCCTGACGATGTCTTCAAGAAGGCTGATCGGCTGGCTCGCAGACTTGGCATGTCGCGGAGCCAGCTCTATAGCCTCGCGGTAGAAGAATACGTCACCCGAATGCGGCCTGAATCGATCACGGACGCAATGAATCGTGTCGTCGAACGACTCGATGAGCCGTGTGACGACTTCGTCGCGGCGGCGGCGAAGAACGTCCTGTCCAAATCAGAGTGGTAG
- a CDS encoding DUF4397 domain-containing protein, translating to MTTNRRLTAIRIVRLVLVVSLGLGVVACEDTQSPTSPSEPSQPQPEPPAASSVGSFRAAQLTRDARTVDVLVDGIVLSQGLAYGEVMSYEDLPEGEHRLQIFPAGQRRLALVESNFLLTGGEAVTLAVVGRNPIEIVEHSDDLSTVSNRARVTLFNAVADYPASFDLRVVNGPLLVTDVARYMGSPRVELIPGVYAFELLRGGTGEEVTTRFGVDLPASTASTVFAIGTLDRNDIELIVVRDQS from the coding sequence ATGACAACCAATAGAAGGCTTACCGCAATCAGGATTGTCAGACTCGTTCTGGTGGTCTCCCTGGGTCTCGGCGTTGTCGCCTGTGAGGACACTCAATCCCCGACGTCACCGAGCGAACCGAGCCAGCCCCAACCCGAGCCGCCGGCGGCGAGCTCGGTGGGAAGCTTTCGCGCGGCGCAGCTCACCCGAGACGCGCGCACCGTCGACGTTCTCGTGGACGGCATCGTGCTCTCGCAGGGACTCGCCTATGGCGAAGTCATGAGCTATGAAGACCTGCCCGAAGGCGAGCACCGGCTCCAGATTTTTCCTGCGGGCCAGCGACGCCTGGCGCTGGTGGAATCGAATTTCCTCCTCACCGGCGGAGAAGCCGTGACCCTCGCGGTCGTGGGGAGAAACCCGATCGAGATCGTCGAGCACAGCGATGATCTTTCGACGGTTTCCAACCGAGCCCGGGTGACCCTTTTCAACGCCGTCGCCGATTATCCCGCGAGCTTCGACCTGCGCGTGGTCAACGGACCGTTGCTGGTGACCGACGTCGCCCGCTATATGGGCTCGCCCAGGGTCGAGCTCATTCCTGGCGTTTACGCTTTCGAGCTCCTTCGTGGCGGCACCGGTGAGGAAGTGACGACCCGGTTCGGCGTTGACTTGCCTGCATCGACAGCATCCACCGTCTTCGCCATCGGCACGCTGGACCGGAACGACATCGAGCTCATCGTGGTGAGGGACCAGAGCTAG
- a CDS encoding M28 family peptidase, whose amino-acid sequence MRALTRRFLLAVLVALPAVAIVAEDETKIPGFFRSSTGKELEAESFVQRIPTSDRLAAHLAYLTEEPHPTGSPRNMELADYVRDRFLEYGLENVHFHDTPALLSYGRSASVRMLQPVEVELELEEKGYPEDKDSYLYADPAVVPYHEYAASGDVSAEVVYANSGSPEDFEKLDEMGVEVRNRIVVMRYSSPYSYRGYKVYLAESRGAAGAIIYSDPEDDGYAKGETYPHGPWGPPSHIQWGSIVYDWFGFGVVPFTFHWKQEPDGTWVEGPVRDRQLPKIPSIPMSHEDAAVILSRLRGPVVPPEWQGGLPFTYHTGPGPVQLRLAVDNVESIGTMRNVIGMIPGAEEPDQWVVVGNHRDAWTYGAVDPSSGTAVLLEVARALGEAARRGHRPKRTIVFANWDGEEDLLGGSTSWAKEHRDQLRRGAVAYVNLDSGAHGPDFSGGATPALADFLKDVTKFVNHPDAAGSVYDVWASRTSGVPEVETIVGATDYTAFQENIGVSCIDLSSDGPYGVYHSQYDNYFWLSRIGDPGFRFNMTLARILGVVVLRLANADVLPMRYSAYAATVIEHIAEIERKAAGERDIQLDRARAAAGRWETAAAALEGRLDERMDGDGLSNEDARALNLLLLEVERTMTEEEGLESRPFFKHLIYAPQPTYRKEVLPRLFEAIEGGQWEDIERFEAQLVTAFDDAADLLRRATALVE is encoded by the coding sequence ATGAGAGCACTCACCCGTCGTTTCCTGCTCGCGGTCCTTGTCGCTCTTCCGGCCGTCGCGATCGTCGCCGAGGACGAAACGAAGATCCCGGGCTTTTTTCGCTCCTCGACCGGGAAAGAGCTCGAGGCAGAATCCTTCGTGCAACGGATTCCAACCAGCGACCGACTCGCCGCGCATCTCGCTTATCTCACCGAGGAGCCGCACCCTACCGGGTCGCCGCGAAACATGGAGCTCGCCGACTACGTTCGCGACCGCTTTCTCGAGTACGGGCTCGAGAACGTTCACTTTCACGACACTCCCGCTCTTTTGAGCTACGGGCGCTCGGCATCCGTGAGAATGCTTCAACCCGTCGAGGTGGAGCTCGAGCTCGAAGAGAAGGGATATCCCGAGGACAAGGATAGCTACCTTTACGCCGATCCCGCCGTCGTGCCCTACCACGAGTACGCCGCCTCGGGAGACGTTTCTGCCGAGGTGGTCTATGCCAATAGCGGAAGCCCCGAGGACTTCGAGAAGCTGGACGAGATGGGCGTCGAAGTGCGGAACCGGATCGTCGTCATGCGCTACTCCTCACCCTATAGTTATCGAGGTTACAAGGTGTACCTGGCCGAGAGCCGCGGCGCCGCGGGAGCGATCATCTATTCCGACCCCGAAGACGACGGCTATGCGAAGGGTGAGACCTATCCTCACGGACCCTGGGGGCCGCCGAGCCACATCCAATGGGGCTCGATTGTCTACGACTGGTTCGGCTTCGGCGTCGTGCCGTTTACGTTTCACTGGAAGCAGGAACCCGATGGAACCTGGGTCGAGGGTCCCGTCCGGGACCGCCAGCTGCCGAAGATCCCATCGATACCCATGTCCCACGAGGACGCTGCCGTCATCCTCTCCCGATTGCGCGGACCGGTGGTACCGCCCGAGTGGCAGGGGGGACTACCCTTCACCTATCACACGGGTCCGGGGCCGGTGCAGCTCCGGCTTGCCGTGGACAACGTCGAGTCGATTGGCACGATGCGCAACGTCATCGGCATGATCCCTGGAGCCGAAGAGCCGGATCAGTGGGTAGTGGTGGGGAACCACCGCGACGCCTGGACTTATGGCGCGGTGGACCCTTCGAGCGGCACCGCCGTCCTGCTCGAAGTGGCCCGGGCCCTGGGTGAGGCTGCCCGGAGGGGGCACCGCCCCAAGAGAACGATCGTGTTCGCGAACTGGGACGGCGAAGAGGACCTCCTCGGCGGCTCCACGAGCTGGGCGAAAGAGCATCGGGATCAGCTTCGCCGAGGGGCGGTGGCCTACGTCAACCTGGACAGTGGCGCCCATGGTCCGGATTTCTCCGGCGGCGCCACGCCGGCGCTCGCCGACTTCCTCAAGGACGTAACGAAGTTCGTCAATCATCCCGACGCGGCGGGAAGCGTATACGATGTCTGGGCATCGAGGACCTCGGGCGTGCCCGAGGTCGAGACCATCGTGGGGGCTACGGATTACACCGCCTTCCAGGAAAATATCGGCGTGAGCTGCATCGACCTCTCCTCGGATGGGCCCTACGGCGTCTATCACTCGCAATACGACAACTATTTCTGGTTGAGCCGTATTGGCGACCCCGGCTTTCGGTTCAACATGACTCTCGCTCGGATCCTCGGCGTGGTTGTCTTGCGTCTCGCGAACGCCGATGTTCTCCCGATGCGATACTCGGCCTACGCCGCGACCGTCATCGAGCACATTGCGGAGATCGAGCGAAAAGCAGCGGGCGAGCGCGACATTCAGCTGGACCGAGCACGCGCCGCTGCCGGGCGCTGGGAGACCGCCGCTGCGGCTCTAGAAGGGCGGTTGGACGAGCGAATGGACGGCGACGGCCTTTCGAACGAGGACGCGCGCGCCCTCAATCTCCTTCTCCTGGAGGTCGAGCGGACCATGACCGAAGAAGAAGGACTCGAGAGCCGACCGTTCTTCAAGCATTTGATCTATGCCCCGCAACCCACGTACCGCAAAGAAGTTCTTCCGCGTCTCTTCGAAGCGATCGAGGGTGGCCAGTGGGAGGACATCGAACGGTTCGAGGCTCAGCTCGTCACCGCCTTCGATGATGCTGCCGATCTCCTCCGTCGAGCGACAGCTCTCGTGGAATAA
- the tam gene encoding trans-aconitate 2-methyltransferase, protein MTAWSPEQYLRFADERTRPARDLLAQVPASSPARIYDLGCGPGNSTALLREAYPSAKIVGIDNSEEMLAEARRALPSCTFVLADLGRWLPENTADLLFSNAAFHWIPDHVEILKRLATKLGRGGVLAVQMPDNLDEPSHRLMQETAAGGPWSNKLGNADGARAVLLSPQRYYDVLRSVCSRVEIWHTIYNHPLDGAKAIVDFMGSTALRPFLGPLDEEERARFLADYTDRVAKAYPVGPDGRALLRFPRLFIVAAK, encoded by the coding sequence ATGACGGCCTGGTCACCGGAGCAGTACCTGAGATTTGCCGATGAGCGAACACGCCCGGCGCGCGACCTTCTCGCGCAGGTGCCGGCCTCGTCGCCCGCTCGCATCTACGATCTCGGTTGCGGTCCGGGCAACTCGACTGCGCTCCTCAGAGAGGCTTATCCGAGCGCCAAGATCGTCGGTATCGACAATTCCGAAGAGATGCTCGCCGAGGCTCGCCGGGCGCTGCCCTCCTGCACGTTCGTGCTTGCCGACCTCGGTCGATGGCTGCCGGAGAACACCGCCGACCTCCTGTTCTCGAATGCGGCATTCCATTGGATTCCCGATCATGTCGAGATTTTGAAGCGGCTGGCGACGAAGCTCGGAAGGGGCGGCGTTCTCGCGGTGCAGATGCCGGACAATCTCGATGAACCGAGTCACCGGCTGATGCAGGAAACTGCGGCGGGGGGCCCATGGTCGAATAAACTCGGAAACGCCGATGGTGCCCGTGCGGTTCTCCTGTCGCCGCAACGCTACTACGATGTGCTGAGGTCCGTCTGTTCCCGCGTCGAGATCTGGCACACGATCTACAACCATCCGCTCGACGGTGCCAAGGCCATCGTGGACTTCATGGGATCCACGGCCTTGCGTCCTTTTCTCGGTCCTCTCGACGAAGAAGAGCGCGCGCGGTTCCTCGCCGACTATACGGACCGCGTGGCCAAGGCCTATCCGGTGGGACCGGACGGAAGGGCGCTCCTTCGTTTTCCACGTCTGTTCATCGTGGCGGCCAAGTAA